One Egicoccus halophilus genomic region harbors:
- a CDS encoding glycosyltransferase: MRIALVSEHASPLALLGGADAGGQNVYVAALAQELGRRGHRVVVHTRRQDEHTPRRVRFADNVVVDHVDAGPHAPIPKDDIWPHIDAFAADLRRAWRQDRPEVVHSHFWMSGIAALEAAAPLGLPVLHTYHALGNVKRRHQGAADTSPPDREPAEQRIVAEADRIVATCSDEAFELRQLGAQMSRVSIVPCGVNLDNFGPEGPARSRDPAFAHRIVCVSRLVPRKGIDDVVRALAEVPDTELVVAGGPKVAALDTDPEVGRLRQIAEELGVGERVRFVGALERHQVPPLLRSADVAVTVPWYEPFGIVPLEIMACGVPVVASAVGGMIDTVVDGVTGLHVPPREPDAVAAALRHLLDDGGLRDRLGAAGARRVRRRYTWARVTDGVVDAYQQAITGAAGRRRNGIRLVNS, from the coding sequence ATGAGGATCGCCCTCGTCTCCGAGCACGCGAGCCCGCTCGCGCTGCTCGGCGGTGCGGACGCCGGCGGACAGAACGTCTACGTCGCCGCCCTCGCCCAGGAACTCGGACGTCGTGGCCACCGGGTGGTCGTCCACACGCGGCGGCAGGACGAGCACACGCCGCGACGGGTGCGCTTCGCCGACAACGTCGTCGTCGACCACGTCGATGCGGGGCCGCACGCGCCGATCCCGAAGGACGACATCTGGCCGCACATCGACGCGTTCGCCGCCGATCTCCGACGGGCGTGGCGCCAGGACCGGCCCGAGGTGGTGCACAGCCACTTCTGGATGTCGGGCATCGCGGCGCTCGAGGCGGCGGCCCCGCTCGGGCTCCCCGTGCTGCACACCTACCACGCCCTGGGCAACGTCAAGCGCCGTCACCAGGGCGCCGCCGACACCTCCCCGCCCGATCGTGAGCCCGCCGAGCAGCGCATCGTCGCCGAGGCGGACCGGATCGTGGCCACCTGCTCCGACGAGGCGTTCGAGTTGCGCCAGCTCGGGGCGCAGATGTCACGCGTGTCGATCGTCCCCTGTGGGGTGAACCTCGACAACTTCGGCCCCGAGGGACCGGCGCGGTCACGTGACCCGGCGTTCGCGCACCGGATCGTGTGCGTGAGCCGGCTGGTGCCGCGCAAGGGCATCGACGACGTGGTCCGCGCCCTGGCCGAGGTCCCCGACACCGAGCTGGTGGTCGCGGGCGGTCCGAAGGTGGCCGCCCTCGACACCGACCCGGAGGTGGGTCGCCTGCGCCAGATCGCCGAGGAGCTCGGAGTCGGCGAGCGCGTCCGGTTCGTCGGCGCCCTCGAGCGCCACCAGGTCCCGCCGCTGCTGCGCAGCGCCGATGTCGCGGTCACGGTGCCCTGGTACGAGCCGTTCGGGATCGTGCCCCTGGAGATCATGGCGTGCGGGGTCCCGGTCGTCGCCTCGGCCGTCGGCGGCATGATCGACACCGTCGTGGACGGCGTGACCGGACTGCACGTCCCGCCCCGGGAGCCGGACGCGGTCGCGGCGGCCCTGCGGCACCTGCTCGACGACGGCGGGCTGCGCGATCGGCTCGGGGCCGCTGGTGCCCGGCGCGTCCGTCGGCGCTACACCTGGGCGCGGGTCACCGACGGCGTCGTCGACGCCTATCAGCAGGCGATCACCGGCGCGGCCGGTCGTCGTCGCAACGGCATCCGGTTGGTGAACTCATGA
- a CDS encoding D-sedoheptulose-7-phosphate isomerase yields MNDATRLPTAREHTARLIEALRAVEPELTTVEHWGRHLARVLGDGGRVLACGNGGSAADAQHFTAELVGRYRDDRAPFSAICLSSETSSLTAIGNDYGYDEVFARQVRGHGRPGDVLLAISTSGTSANVLRAAEAAREVGVEVWSLTGPGPNALSERSDASVCVDAPATATVQEVHGVLVHAVCAAFDRVVLGLDDVEGNPTDLLAATEDPPGNGAVVIDVRDKVRTARGGAR; encoded by the coding sequence ATGAATGACGCGACGCGACTGCCGACGGCACGCGAGCACACGGCCCGGCTGATCGAGGCCCTCCGGGCGGTCGAGCCCGAGCTGACGACCGTGGAGCACTGGGGGCGCCACCTCGCCCGGGTCCTCGGCGACGGTGGTCGGGTGCTGGCCTGCGGCAACGGTGGCAGCGCCGCCGACGCCCAGCACTTCACCGCCGAGCTCGTCGGCCGCTACCGCGACGACCGGGCCCCCTTCAGCGCGATCTGCCTGTCCTCCGAGACCTCGAGCCTGACCGCGATCGGCAACGACTACGGCTACGACGAGGTGTTCGCGCGGCAGGTCCGGGGCCACGGTCGCCCGGGCGACGTCCTGCTGGCGATCTCGACGTCGGGGACGAGCGCGAACGTGCTGCGGGCCGCGGAGGCGGCCCGGGAGGTGGGCGTGGAGGTCTGGTCGCTGACCGGCCCGGGACCGAACGCGCTGAGCGAGCGCAGCGACGCGTCGGTGTGCGTCGATGCCCCGGCCACCGCGACCGTCCAGGAGGTGCACGGGGTGCTCGTCCACGCCGTCTGTGCGGCGTTCGACCGGGTGGTCCTCGGCCTTGACGACGTCGAGGGCAACCCGACCGACCTGCTCGCGGCGACGGAGGACCCGCCCGGGAACGGCGCCGTGGTGATCGACGTGCGTGACAAGGTGCGGACGGCGCGGGGAGGTGCCCGATGA
- the rfaE2 gene encoding D-glycero-beta-D-manno-heptose 1-phosphate adenylyltransferase: MSRLTVIGDVLLDRDVEGEASRFTPDAPAPVLDEREVHARPGGAGLAAVLAAADGHEVTLVTALADDAGGAELRELLERAGVQVVDLGLAGPTSEKIRLRAGGTSLARWDRGRRTDAADVGAWTSAATAALDTADGVLMACYGRGVSASPGVRAALTAVRAPVVWDPHPRGAAPTSNTTVATPNDAEVRALVPEPAGDRLDAVTARAEGLLAAWGIGGLAVTRGADGALFTRGAGMPLVVPAPTVGTGDPCGAGDRFASRLAGELAAGQLAPHAVAAAVAAASRFVAAGGAGAVRIGEPPTPTDEPHGDARALVEQVRAVGGTVVATGGCFDLVHVGHVQVLEAARALGDCLVVCLNSDDSVRRLKGPNRPIVPQDDRAELLRALGCVDEVVVFDEDTPVEALRRLRPDVFAKGGDYGGSRIPEADVLAQWGGQVVTLPYLEGRSTTRILQEVTRRDS; this comes from the coding sequence ATGAGCCGTCTGACCGTGATCGGCGACGTCCTGCTCGACCGCGACGTCGAGGGGGAGGCGTCGCGGTTCACGCCCGACGCGCCGGCCCCCGTGCTCGACGAGCGCGAGGTCCACGCCCGTCCGGGCGGCGCCGGGTTGGCGGCCGTGCTGGCGGCCGCCGACGGCCACGAGGTCACCCTCGTCACGGCGCTCGCCGACGACGCCGGTGGGGCGGAGCTGCGCGAGCTGCTGGAGCGTGCCGGCGTCCAGGTCGTCGACCTCGGGCTCGCCGGGCCGACCAGCGAGAAGATCCGTCTGCGCGCCGGCGGTACCTCGCTGGCCCGCTGGGACCGGGGTCGGCGCACGGACGCCGCCGACGTCGGTGCCTGGACGTCGGCCGCGACCGCGGCGCTCGACACGGCGGACGGCGTCCTGATGGCCTGCTACGGCCGCGGGGTGAGCGCCTCGCCCGGCGTACGTGCGGCGTTGACGGCGGTCCGCGCCCCGGTGGTGTGGGACCCCCATCCCCGCGGCGCCGCCCCGACCTCGAACACGACCGTGGCCACGCCCAACGACGCCGAGGTGCGCGCGCTCGTCCCCGAGCCGGCCGGGGACCGGCTCGACGCCGTCACCGCCCGCGCCGAGGGGCTCCTGGCCGCCTGGGGCATCGGCGGACTGGCGGTCACCCGTGGCGCCGACGGGGCGTTGTTCACGCGCGGTGCCGGGATGCCGCTCGTCGTACCGGCTCCCACCGTGGGCACCGGTGATCCGTGCGGCGCGGGGGACCGGTTCGCGTCCCGCCTGGCGGGGGAGCTGGCCGCAGGTCAGCTGGCGCCCCATGCCGTCGCCGCCGCCGTCGCGGCCGCCTCCCGGTTCGTCGCCGCCGGTGGCGCCGGCGCGGTGCGCATCGGCGAGCCGCCCACGCCGACGGACGAACCGCACGGGGACGCACGCGCACTGGTCGAGCAGGTCCGTGCCGTCGGCGGCACCGTGGTCGCCACCGGTGGCTGCTTCGACCTCGTCCACGTCGGTCACGTGCAGGTCCTCGAGGCGGCCCGCGCCCTGGGCGACTGCCTGGTGGTCTGCCTCAACTCCGACGACTCGGTCCGGCGGCTCAAGGGGCCCAACCGCCCCATCGTGCCGCAGGACGACCGCGCCGAGCTGCTGCGTGCGCTCGGTTGCGTGGACGAGGTGGTGGTGTTCGACGAGGACACCCCCGTGGAGGCGCTGCGGCGGCTCCGACCCGACGTGTTCGCCAAGGGCGGCGACTACGGCGGTTCCCGCATCCCCGAGGCCGACGTGCTCGCCCAGTGGGGTGGGCAGGTCGTGACCCTGCCCTATCTCGAAGGCCGTTCCACCACCCGCATCCTGCAGGAGGTCACCCGACGTGACAGCTGA
- a CDS encoding SDR family oxidoreductase, with protein MTADNPTPGTPRTLGNVIVTGGASGLGRAVARKVADGGGTPWILDVNPGEDGFEQETVDLADTRAAEESVRKIVERAGGLDAVVTAAAMDTPADFAETDRETWERIVTVNLFGTAAVVRAALPALSEAQGTVVTVASTLGLRALPAATAYAASKHGVVGFTRALAMEVGGKVGVTMLVPGGMATHFFDDRDEQFKPAPDQLLNDPAHVAEAVLFALRQPAGCEVRELLITPSVEPSWP; from the coding sequence GTGACAGCTGACAACCCCACCCCCGGCACCCCGCGCACCCTCGGCAACGTGATCGTCACCGGCGGGGCATCCGGCCTCGGTCGTGCCGTGGCTCGCAAGGTCGCCGACGGCGGTGGTACGCCGTGGATCCTCGACGTCAACCCGGGCGAGGACGGCTTCGAGCAGGAGACGGTCGACCTCGCCGACACCCGCGCCGCCGAGGAGTCGGTCCGCAAGATCGTCGAGCGTGCCGGTGGTCTCGACGCGGTCGTCACGGCCGCCGCCATGGACACCCCGGCGGACTTCGCCGAGACCGACCGCGAGACCTGGGAGCGCATCGTCACCGTCAACCTGTTCGGGACGGCCGCCGTGGTGCGTGCGGCCCTGCCGGCGCTGAGCGAGGCACAGGGGACCGTCGTCACGGTCGCCTCCACCCTGGGGTTGCGGGCGCTGCCGGCCGCGACCGCCTACGCCGCCTCCAAGCACGGCGTCGTCGGCTTCACCCGGGCGCTGGCGATGGAAGTCGGCGGCAAGGTCGGCGTGACCATGCTGGTGCCCGGCGGCATGGCCACGCACTTCTTCGACGACCGGGACGAGCAGTTCAAGCCGGCTCCCGACCAACTGCTCAACGACCCGGCCCACGTCGCCGAGGCGGTGCTGTTCGCCCTGCGTCAGCCGGCCGGCTGCGAGGTCCGCGAACTGCTCATCACCCCGTCGGTCGAGCCGTCGTGGCCCTGA
- a CDS encoding glycosyltransferase family 9 protein, translating to MTDVPTRPVLLVLRALGLGDLLTAVPALRGLRRAFVGHELVLATPRWLGPLVGLVDVVDRHLPVGELEPLPATLTDRVDVAVNLHGSGPQSARLLLARRPGRLVTFAHPQVPDAAGGPVWRDDEHEVVRWCRLVEAAGADADPTELDLRAPTPTGPVAAAARGATVVHPGAKSGARRWPAGRFAAIAARERRRGRRVVVTGSAGERALALEVAGAAGLPETDVLAGRLDLAELAGVVAAAGRVVCGDTGVAHLATAMGTASVVLFGPTPPTTWGPPVERADRHRVLWAGRRGDPLADEPFAGLLALSVDDVARELDALDAETVAGTR from the coding sequence GTGACCGACGTGCCGACCCGGCCGGTACTGCTGGTCCTGCGGGCGCTCGGACTGGGCGACCTGCTCACCGCGGTGCCGGCCCTGCGTGGCCTGCGTCGCGCCTTCGTGGGGCACGAACTGGTCCTGGCCACCCCTCGGTGGCTGGGACCGCTCGTCGGGCTCGTCGACGTCGTCGACCGGCACCTGCCGGTCGGCGAGCTCGAACCGCTGCCCGCGACGCTGACCGACCGCGTCGACGTGGCCGTGAACCTGCACGGCAGCGGGCCGCAGAGCGCGCGTCTGCTGCTGGCGCGACGACCCGGTCGCCTGGTCACGTTCGCGCACCCGCAGGTGCCCGACGCTGCCGGCGGGCCGGTGTGGCGCGACGACGAGCACGAGGTCGTGCGCTGGTGCCGGCTCGTCGAAGCTGCCGGCGCCGACGCCGATCCCACCGAGCTCGACCTGCGCGCCCCCACCCCGACCGGACCGGTGGCCGCGGCGGCGCGGGGGGCGACGGTCGTCCACCCGGGCGCGAAGTCGGGGGCCCGTCGCTGGCCCGCCGGACGCTTCGCGGCGATCGCCGCCCGTGAACGTCGGCGGGGCCGGCGCGTGGTGGTCACCGGCTCCGCGGGGGAGCGTGCGCTCGCGCTCGAGGTCGCCGGTGCGGCCGGTCTGCCGGAGACCGACGTGCTCGCCGGGCGACTCGACCTCGCAGAACTCGCCGGGGTGGTCGCGGCGGCCGGACGCGTCGTGTGCGGCGACACCGGGGTGGCCCACCTCGCCACGGCGATGGGGACGGCGTCGGTGGTGCTGTTCGGCCCCACCCCGCCCACGACCTGGGGGCCACCCGTCGAGCGCGCCGACCGTCACCGGGTGCTGTGGGCGGGCCGGCGTGGCGATCCGCTCGCCGACGAGCCCTTCGCGGGGCTGCTCGCCCTGTCGGTCGACGACGTGGCGCGCGAACTCGACGCCCTCGACGCCGAGACCGTGGCGGGCACCCGCTGA
- a CDS encoding glycoside hydrolase family 3 C-terminal domain-containing protein: protein MTSPTSEDLATQVRLLSGRDNWSTEAVEGHRPVVVADGPHGVRRPDADQLGIGSALPATCFPTASSLAASWDLDLIEQVGAALGRESRARDVDVLLGPGLNLKRHPAGGRNFEYFSEDPLLSGRMAAAMVRGLQSQGVGGCLKHFAVNNQEAGRMVVDVLVDDRTLRELYLTGFEIAVRESAPWTVMCAYNRVGGTYCSDHRWLLTDVLRDEWGFDGVVMSDWGAVNDRAAAVAAGLDLEMPTSGKAFDREVVAAVERGKLDAAAVERSVARLARLAERAESAVADGLAGADDAEAHHVLAGRAAAAGTVLLTNDGILPLASPGRLAVIGGFATRPRYQGAGSSQVTPTRLDTALDAFRDRLGDDTRVAFAPGYALDGSTTDTLVEAAVAAARDADVAVVFAGLPGAYESEGFDRDHLRLPDGHTRLVEAVVAVNPRTVVVLANGAPVELPWADRPAALVEGYLAGQAGGSAIVDVLLGHAEPGGRLAESFPVAAEDLPASAAFPGEPRQVRYLEGLHVGYRFHDTFAVPARFPFGHGGSYTTFAWSEVEVNGAGQRFTVSVTVTNTGERAGSEAVQVYVADVDATVHRPAQELRGFAKVHLAPGEAERVHVDLGPRAFAHWDVERRDWLVAAGTFEVRVAASSVDVRERVRIEVDGESEVPASPHRPEPLADEATFAAMFGREVPDADPVLPLHRNSTLDDLAATPLGRAVQPLLARAASRAMLGSLHEPDAATRRMFATILRESPLRSLVLFGQGRPSLAALDRVLRVLDLQPSRRRR, encoded by the coding sequence ATGACCTCCCCCACGTCCGAGGACCTGGCCACGCAGGTCCGGCTCCTCTCCGGCCGCGACAACTGGAGCACCGAGGCCGTCGAGGGGCACCGACCGGTCGTGGTGGCCGACGGCCCGCACGGGGTCCGCCGGCCCGACGCCGACCAGCTCGGGATCGGTAGCGCCCTGCCGGCCACCTGCTTCCCGACCGCGTCGTCGTTGGCGGCCAGCTGGGACCTCGACCTGATCGAGCAGGTGGGCGCCGCGCTCGGTCGTGAGTCGCGCGCCCGCGACGTCGACGTGCTGCTCGGACCGGGGCTCAACCTCAAGCGGCACCCGGCCGGCGGACGCAACTTCGAGTACTTCTCGGAGGATCCGCTGCTGTCGGGCCGGATGGCGGCCGCGATGGTGCGCGGGCTGCAGTCCCAGGGGGTCGGAGGCTGTCTCAAGCACTTCGCCGTCAACAACCAGGAGGCCGGACGCATGGTCGTCGACGTGCTCGTCGACGACCGCACGCTGCGCGAGCTGTACCTGACCGGGTTCGAGATCGCCGTGCGCGAGTCGGCACCGTGGACGGTGATGTGCGCCTACAACCGGGTCGGCGGCACCTACTGCTCGGACCACCGCTGGCTGTTGACCGACGTCCTGCGCGACGAGTGGGGCTTCGACGGGGTCGTGATGAGCGACTGGGGTGCCGTCAACGACCGGGCCGCCGCGGTCGCCGCCGGGCTCGACCTCGAGATGCCCACCAGTGGCAAGGCGTTCGACCGCGAGGTGGTCGCCGCGGTCGAGCGCGGGAAGCTCGACGCCGCCGCGGTGGAGCGCAGCGTGGCACGGCTCGCGCGCTTGGCCGAGCGGGCCGAGTCGGCCGTGGCCGACGGGCTCGCGGGCGCCGACGACGCCGAGGCCCATCACGTCCTGGCCGGCCGCGCCGCCGCGGCCGGCACGGTGCTGTTGACCAACGACGGGATCCTGCCGCTGGCGTCCCCGGGCCGCCTGGCCGTGATCGGCGGCTTCGCGACGCGACCCCGCTACCAGGGGGCGGGCAGCTCCCAGGTCACGCCCACCCGGCTCGACACGGCACTCGACGCCTTCCGCGACCGACTCGGCGACGACACCCGCGTCGCGTTCGCCCCCGGCTACGCGCTGGACGGTTCGACCACCGACACGCTGGTCGAGGCCGCCGTTGCGGCCGCCCGCGACGCGGACGTGGCCGTGGTGTTCGCCGGGCTCCCCGGCGCCTACGAGTCGGAGGGCTTCGACCGCGACCACCTGCGGCTGCCCGACGGGCACACCCGTCTGGTCGAGGCCGTCGTGGCGGTCAACCCCCGGACCGTGGTCGTCCTCGCCAACGGCGCGCCGGTCGAACTGCCGTGGGCCGACCGGCCCGCAGCACTGGTGGAGGGTTACCTGGCCGGACAGGCCGGCGGCAGCGCGATCGTCGACGTGCTGCTCGGCCACGCCGAACCCGGCGGGCGACTGGCCGAGAGCTTCCCCGTGGCGGCCGAGGACCTGCCGGCCTCCGCCGCGTTCCCCGGGGAGCCGCGTCAGGTCCGCTACCTGGAGGGCCTGCACGTGGGGTACCGGTTCCACGACACGTTCGCGGTGCCGGCCCGCTTCCCCTTCGGCCACGGCGGCTCCTACACCACCTTCGCGTGGTCCGAGGTCGAGGTGAACGGCGCCGGCCAGCGCTTCACCGTGTCGGTGACCGTGACCAACACCGGCGAGCGTGCCGGCAGCGAGGCCGTGCAGGTCTACGTCGCCGACGTCGACGCGACGGTGCACCGCCCGGCCCAGGAGCTGCGCGGCTTCGCCAAGGTCCACCTGGCGCCCGGGGAGGCCGAGCGGGTGCACGTCGACCTCGGCCCGCGCGCCTTCGCGCACTGGGACGTCGAGCGCCGGGACTGGCTGGTCGCGGCCGGCACGTTCGAGGTGCGGGTCGCCGCCTCGTCGGTGGACGTGCGCGAGCGGGTGCGCATCGAGGTCGACGGCGAGTCCGAGGTGCCGGCCTCGCCACACCGGCCCGAGCCGCTCGCCGACGAGGCGACGTTCGCGGCCATGTTCGGGCGGGAGGTCCCCGATGCGGACCCGGTGCTCCCGCTGCACCGCAACTCGACGCTCGACGACCTCGCGGCGACGCCGCTCGGGCGTGCGGTGCAGCCGCTGCTGGCGCGGGCGGCGAGCCGGGCGATGCTCGGATCGCTGCACGAACCCGACGCGGCGACCCGCCGCATGTTCGCGACGATCCTGCGCGAGTCGCCGCTGCGCTCGCTGGTGCTGTTCGGGCAGGGACGCCCGTCACTGGCTGCCCTCGACCGGGTCCTGCGGGTGCTCGACCTGCAGCCTTCCCGGCGGCGACGCTGA
- a CDS encoding dihydrolipoyl dehydrogenase family protein yields the protein MVDEYDVVVIGAGPAGENVADRARRHGLSVVVVERELVGGECSYWACMPSKALLRPGEVLAAARAVPGAATAVTGSIDAEAALRARDRAASGFDDQGQVSWLREADITLVRGQARLAGPRTVEVTTADDTTRHLTARRGVVVAVGTRSAAPPIEGLDRTRVWDNRAATEASAVPRRLLVLGGGAVGVELAQAWRRLGSEEVTLVERGPRLLSTEEPAAGELLGDALRVDGIRVELGAEAVEVQRASDDAPVELRLADDRTLVADELLVAVGRRVPSDDLGLDTVGVEPGPRGVVAVDDHLRVPGHAWLFVVGDANGRALLTHHGKYQARLVGDALADLEVDPPWADRRALTRVVFTDPQVASVGLTSRQAREAGLDVVERQVGLDSVAAASLLGQGLRGLAHLVIDTGRDVVVGATFVGPGAGELLHAATVAIVGEVPLSRLEHAVPPFPSISEVWLRLLEQHRTEGRR from the coding sequence ATGGTCGACGAGTACGACGTCGTGGTGATCGGCGCCGGCCCCGCCGGCGAGAACGTGGCCGACCGTGCGCGCCGACACGGGTTGTCGGTGGTGGTCGTCGAACGGGAGCTCGTCGGCGGGGAGTGCAGCTACTGGGCGTGCATGCCGTCCAAGGCGCTGCTGCGTCCCGGGGAGGTGCTGGCGGCCGCGCGCGCCGTCCCGGGTGCCGCGACCGCGGTGACCGGGAGCATCGACGCCGAGGCCGCGCTCCGGGCCCGCGACCGTGCCGCGTCCGGGTTCGACGACCAGGGGCAGGTGTCGTGGCTCCGGGAGGCCGACATCACGCTGGTCCGGGGACAGGCGCGTCTGGCCGGCCCCCGGACGGTCGAGGTCACCACCGCGGACGACACGACCCGTCACCTGACCGCACGCCGGGGGGTCGTCGTCGCCGTCGGCACCCGCAGTGCCGCTCCGCCGATCGAAGGTCTCGATCGGACCCGGGTATGGGACAACCGTGCCGCCACCGAGGCGTCCGCGGTCCCCCGCCGGTTGCTGGTCCTCGGCGGTGGCGCCGTGGGGGTGGAGCTGGCACAGGCCTGGCGGCGGCTCGGGTCCGAGGAGGTCACGCTGGTCGAGCGCGGACCGCGACTGCTGTCCACCGAGGAACCGGCCGCCGGCGAACTGCTCGGTGACGCCCTGCGCGTGGACGGGATCCGCGTCGAGCTCGGCGCGGAGGCCGTCGAGGTGCAGCGCGCGAGCGACGACGCCCCGGTCGAGCTCCGACTCGCCGACGATCGCACGCTCGTCGCCGACGAACTGCTCGTCGCCGTCGGTCGTCGCGTCCCCAGTGACGACCTCGGCCTCGACACCGTCGGCGTCGAGCCGGGCCCCCGGGGCGTCGTCGCGGTCGACGACCACCTGCGCGTGCCCGGACACGCCTGGCTCTTCGTCGTCGGCGACGCCAACGGTCGGGCGCTGCTGACCCACCACGGCAAGTACCAGGCCCGCCTGGTGGGCGACGCGCTCGCCGACCTCGAGGTGGACCCGCCGTGGGCCGACCGGCGGGCGCTCACCCGGGTGGTCTTCACCGACCCGCAGGTCGCCTCCGTCGGGCTGACCTCACGGCAGGCCCGCGAGGCCGGGCTCGACGTCGTCGAACGGCAGGTCGGTCTCGACAGCGTCGCCGCCGCGTCCCTGCTCGGTCAGGGCCTGCGCGGGCTCGCCCACCTGGTGATCGACACCGGGAGGGACGTCGTGGTGGGTGCCACCTTCGTCGGCCCCGGTGCGGGCGAGTTGCTGCACGCCGCCACGGTCGCGATCGTCGGCGAGGTGCCGCTGTCGCGCCTGGAGCATGCGGTGCCGCCGTTCCCGTCCATCTCGGAGGTGTGGTTGCGCCTCCTCGAACAGCATCGAACGGAAGGCCGACGATGA
- a CDS encoding L-threonylcarbamoyladenylate synthase gives MTVPVDPAALARAAAALRAGGLVAFPTETVYGLGADALRAPAVRRIFAAKGRPADNPLIVHLADDEQVPTVAVWTPLARGLAREYWPGPLTLVLDAHPRVPAVTTGGLASVAVRIPDHPVAQALLHASGLPVAAPSANRSGRPSPTLADHVTADLGTAVDVVLDGGPTTVGVESTVVDARGERPVVLREGSVTRESLGLLGAATPDARRASPGTRYRHYAPRCRVELAAPARAAAAARHLAASGARVGLVARAPAPDDVLEIGRFTDAADLARRLYGLLRDAEDAGVDVLVVETVPEAGVGRAVQDRLRRAAGLA, from the coding sequence GTGACGGTCCCCGTCGACCCCGCGGCGCTGGCCCGCGCCGCGGCGGCCCTGCGGGCCGGCGGGCTGGTGGCCTTCCCGACCGAGACGGTCTACGGACTGGGCGCCGACGCCCTGCGCGCCCCCGCCGTCCGGAGGATCTTCGCGGCCAAGGGGCGGCCCGCCGACAATCCGCTGATCGTGCACCTCGCCGACGACGAACAGGTGCCGACGGTGGCGGTCTGGACGCCGCTCGCACGTGGCTTGGCGCGCGAGTACTGGCCCGGGCCGTTGACCCTGGTGCTCGACGCGCACCCGCGGGTGCCGGCGGTCACGACGGGTGGTCTGGCCAGCGTGGCGGTCCGCATTCCCGATCACCCGGTCGCGCAGGCGCTGCTGCACGCGAGCGGTCTGCCGGTCGCGGCCCCGTCGGCCAACCGTTCCGGCCGACCCTCGCCGACGCTGGCCGACCACGTCACCGCCGACCTGGGAACCGCCGTCGACGTGGTCCTCGACGGCGGACCGACGACGGTCGGGGTCGAGTCCACGGTCGTCGACGCCCGCGGGGAGCGTCCGGTGGTCCTGCGTGAGGGCTCGGTGACCCGGGAGTCGCTCGGTCTGCTGGGGGCGGCGACCCCCGACGCCCGGCGGGCCTCGCCCGGTACCCGCTACCGGCACTACGCCCCGCGGTGTCGGGTCGAGCTCGCCGCTCCGGCCCGGGCCGCCGCCGCCGCCCGGCATCTGGCGGCCAGTGGTGCCCGGGTGGGCCTGGTGGCCCGCGCGCCGGCGCCCGACGACGTCCTCGAGATCGGCCGCTTCACGGATGCCGCTGACCTGGCACGCCGGCTCTACGGCCTGTTGCGGGACGCCGAGGACGCGGGCGTCGACGTGCTGGTCGTCGAGACCGTCCCCGAGGCCGGCGTCGGGCGGGCGGTCCAGGACCGCCTGCGCCGGGCCGCCGGCCTCGCGTGA